The following are encoded in a window of Panicum virgatum strain AP13 chromosome 5N, P.virgatum_v5, whole genome shotgun sequence genomic DNA:
- the LOC120675028 gene encoding receptor like protein 27-like, with the protein MPCYYPRSRGSYPLLVAAIIIVVASKLGDGLCRHDERDALLRLKKGFVFDNALSGLPSWQASSDCCTWQGVTCGDAGTPDAQVVVSLDLADLTISGNLSSDLFELTSLRFLSLANNDFLGIPLPSDGFERLSRLTYLNLSDCGFVGQVPSSIARLTNLETLHLAGAFTWDTVQNQATPFLELKEHTFDTLITNLSSLRRLYIDYVNISVSDVNNSSSRHSLRELKLSYCWVTGPIASSLVPKLRSLSKLILENCIFSHPMMNSFTGVEKLSSLLVFSLSNSGLMGTFPSSRVFSIKTLKVLDLSGNTMLHGELPEFRPGSALQSLLLSSTMFSGNLPESITNLHNLVTLDLSSCLFYGALPSFAQWTMIQEIDLSNNNFVGSLPSDGYGALHNLTRINLSNNSLSGEIPVKLFSHPCLLELDLTHNNFTGHLLLHPNASSRLQHLFLGENNLQGQIPELLSKLSGLTKLDLSSNNLTGTMDLSLLKNLTNLSILQLSRNRLSVLEKGDARSYVGYPNIVSLGLASCNLTKLPAFLMYLNEVERLDLSENSIAGPIPDWIWKAGANDFYYVNLSHNLFTSIQGNILAPAYLYLDLHSNMIEGSLPNPPLNISFMDCSSNHFTHWIPTKFLSRLTYAYFLSLSNNMLTGEVPPMICNASNLKVLDLSFNSLGGLIPPCLLQENKSIAVLNLRGNIFRGPLPQNISRGCALETVNLNNNKLEDKLPESLVNCKMLQVLDVGDNQIVDTFPGWLGDLPQLRVLVLRSNRFHGPITVLDGTNFFPMLQVFDISSNGFNGGIPAQYLKRLKAMINSSEVESQARTVGYQYAIDTYYENSVTVMVKGLDLTLVRILYTFKSFDVSNNSFDGTIPSEIGDLKLLKVLNLSRNAFADQIPSRISSMVQLESLDLSRNYLSGEIPSGLASLTFLEVLDLSYNYLSGPVPQSGQFLTFPNTSYEGNNGLCGSRLSRQCHRPESRIRDDGDNDSANWDVLSVELGVACGLAAVTGYLLLSSRGRRWFTTHIDSLLLHVHHFYHRF; encoded by the coding sequence ATGCCTTGCTATTATCCTCGCAGCCGCGGCAGCTACCCTCTCCTGGTTGCCGCCATCATCATCGTTGTTGCCAGTAAACTCGGAGATGGCCTATGCCGCCACGACGAGAGGGACGCTCTCCTCCGCCTCAAGAAGGGCTTCGTCTTCGACAACGCGCTCTCGGGGCTACCCTCCTGGCAGGCGAGCTCCGACTGCTGCACCTGGCAAGGCGTAACATGCGGCGATGCCGGCACGCCAGACGCCCAGGTGGTTGTTTCACTGGACCTCGCCGACCTCACCATCTCCGGTAACCTCAGCTCCGACCTCTTCGAGCTCACGTCGCTTCGCTTCCTTAGCCTTGCGAACAACGACTTCCTGGGAATCCCGCTGCCAAGCGACGGATTCGAGCGGCTCAGCAGGCTCACGTACCTCAACCTCTCCGATTGTGGCTTCGTCGGACAAGTGCCCAGTAGCATTGCCCGCCTGACCAACTTGGAGACCCTTCATCTCGCTGGTGCCTTCACCTGGGACACTGTACAGAACCAAGCGACTCCGTTTCTGGAGCTAAAAGAACATACTTTTGACACCCTGATCACCAACCTGAGCAGCCTCCGGAGGCTTTACATCGATTATGTTAACATTTCTGTTTCTGATGTCAATAATTCCAGTTCCAGGCATTCCCTCCGAGAGCTGAAGCTGTCATACTGCTGGGTTACCGGGCCTATTGCAAGTTCTCTAGTTCCAAAATTACGGTCGCTCTCAAAACTGATCCTTGAAAACTGTATATTTAGCCATCCTATGATGAATTCCTTCACCGGGGTTGAAAAATTGTCTTCCTTGTTGGTTTTTAGCCTCAGTAACTCTGGGCTGATGGGAACCTTTCCTTCATCAAGGGTATTTTCCATCAAGACCTTAAAAGTGCTCGACTTGTCAGGAAACACCATGCTGCATGGAGAGCTGCCTGAGTTCAGGCCAGGCAGTGCTTTACAGAGTTTGCTGCTTTCCAGCACGATGTTCTCTGGAAACTTACCAGAATCTATTACCAACCTCCATAATCTCGTGACACTGGACCTTTCCAGTTGCCTCTTCTATGGAGCTCTGCCGTCCTTTGCTCAATGGACGATGATTCAGGAGATtgatttgtcaaataacaatttCGTTGGATCGTTACCTTCGGATGGGTATGGTGCTCTGCATAACCTCACCAGGATTAATCTTAGCAATAACTCACTCTCTGGTGAGATACCTGTGAAGTTGTTTTCTCACCCTTGTTTGCTGGAGTTGGACCTCACCCACAATAATTTCACTGGACACCTTCTGTTGCATCCAAATGCATCTTCTAGGTTGCAGCATCTTTTTCTAGGCGAAAATAATCTGCAAGGACAGATTCCGGAGTTATTGTCCAAGCTCTCAGGACTCACAAAATTGGATCTCTCGTCCAACAATCTTACGGGTACCATGGATCTAAGTCTGCTCAAGAATTTGACGAACCTCTCTATTCTTCAACTATCCCGCAACAGGCtgtctgttcttgagaaaggtGATGCCAGGTCTTATGTTGGATATCCCAATATTGTGTCCTTGGGGCTGGCATCGTGCAACTTAACAAAGCTGCCTGCATTCTTGATGTACCTGAATGAAGTTGAAAGATTAGACCTCTCAGAAAACAGCATTGCCGGGCCCATACCTGATTGGATTTGGAAGGCTGGAGCTAATGATTTCTACTACGTCAATCTCTCCCATAATTTATTCACCAGTATCCAGGGGAATATCTTAGCGCCTGCATACCTTTATCTAGATCTCCATTCTAACATGATTGAGGGCTCACTACCGAACCCCCCACTGAACATTTCATTCATGGACTGCTCCAGCAACCATTTCACTCACTGGATTCCAACAAAGTTTCTGTCACGCCTGACTTACGCGTACTTCCTGTCACTTTCAAACAATATGCTCACAGGAGAAGTGCCACCAATGATCTGCAATGCAAGCAATCTCAAGGTTCTTGATCTTTCATTTAATAGTTTGGGTGGCTTAATACCACCCTGCTTGTTACAGGAGAACAAGAGCATTGCTGTGTTAAACTTGAGAGGCAATATCTTCCGGGGACCACTGCCCCAAAATATCAGTAGAGGATGCGCACTCGAGACAGTAAATCTTAATAACAACAAGCTGGAGGACAAGCTGCCAGAATCTCTGGTGAACTGTAAGATGCTACAGGTTCTAGATGTTGGGGACAACCAGATAGTGGATACTTTTCCAGGCTGGTTGGGAGATCTCCCTCAGCTGAGAGTGCTTGTTCTGCGATCAAATAGGTTCCATGGCCCAATTACCGTTCTCGATGGAACAAATTTCTTTCCCATGTTACAGGTCTTTGACATATCTTCTAACGGTTTCAATGGTGGGATACCGGCACAGTACTTGAAGAGACTGAAAGCAATGATTAATTCTTCTGAAGTTGAAAGCCAGGCCCGGACAGTTGGGTACCAGTATGCGATTGACACATACTACGAGAACTCTGTAACTGTGATGGTCAAGGGGCTGGATTTGACGCTTGTAAGGATCCTATATACCTTCAAATCCTTTGATGTCTCGAACAACAGCTTTGATGGCACCATACCCAGTGAAATTGGTGACCTCAAGCTTCTCAAAGTGCTCAACCTATCAAGGAATGCATTTGCAGATCAGATCCCTTCCCGGATATCGAGTATGGTGCAGCTGGAATCACTGGACCTCTCACGCAACTATCTCTCAGGGGAGATCCCTTCGGGCCTGGCATCCCTTACTTTTCTTGAGGTATTGGACCTCTCTTACAATTATTTGTCTGGG